From the Lepisosteus oculatus isolate fLepOcu1 chromosome 1, fLepOcu1.hap2, whole genome shotgun sequence genome, one window contains:
- the LOC102684840 gene encoding zinc finger E-box-binding homeobox 2-like isoform X1: MAEESRGKRRKQANPKRNQVDFEKLTALGSEGEDEETHSGMEGPDSHEKSSLTASDGTEAPSPALCARGRSLSPEPWAGSSAEEERAIPQALYGQGEPPITDEEMERYDFLKRLREAPNPASPPDRLSQNGTAVIYPAAPDEDLPPRSWSPGAHGSPEVQEAVPGSPDGTRGFLACPFCQRTYRRDASLREHVKFCHERDSGNLACPLCGYSTTYRPQMERHMLMHNQAQSKHPSFEQATENRKFKCTQCGKAFKYKHHLKEHIRIHSGEKPYECANCKKRFSHSGSYSSHLSSKKCLSGGNMNGQSYGGQNVNSSPSSPTMNLLPAAGAKDTMKGLGSLYVFRPQERSLEKPHMEDLISQDSLVFARSRDMGSDTVEFPHHAFFKGTALMPYLHPHSKFEHLLQKMLQRSANSELGENFSMGGEDRGVQPGRDPSQDGNDTQESYKPRMERDKVSCQSSESEGSVSNGVTCRWCSQLFPSAAVLFQHERYLCKMNREAMEVPEGPRGKDDSPLNFSRHSPGHEGVALGPATNGYSEDRTALPRLRPLHHQHPAAMLSPTLTCPSTLSPHAFWPPHLKEGGSPANPSSPSAMEVATPPYQERGRVPPGAGSALRSPPSKKAVLSCRTPTSGGLQSEPLDLSLPKSREEPSEERNRNGRSPAIEKKEMASPPRKTPPPHHEAMYSRSSGFGHSVYSPFPLFNSILTPSLRNAGQDGLPPIPLNPAAAKTGFLSPMTYMFESDPESFLKRIQQERQAMIGEAMTRGCLDYLSFTDDGTEGDYGPGRKRLKKTEEGLYACDICDKTFQKSSSLLRHKYEHTGRRPHQCKICKKAFKHKHHLIEHSRLHSGEKPYQCDKCGKRFSHSGSYSQHMNHRYAYCRRDMDPDAMGEELQPGATPLRESSSYSEDGLDLDTAPSRAGLRLEVTPSYFADAALDLGSGSQSEELLTETSSPSLVMQNVFSSAAQRAELQQQPMPTDESSLTEDGEQGSEDSDEQQAPADNGHQTEHEVDRTNSEESDSYTSEKTLCPADDGTEEQGQEAEDTKG, encoded by the exons TAGACTTCGAGAAGCTGACAGCCCTGGGATCGGAAGGGGAAGATGAGGAAACCCACTCCGGCATGGAGGGCCCGGACAGTCACGAGAAGAGCAGCCTCACAGCCAGCGATGGGACAGAGGCCCCTAGTCCCGCGCTGTGTGCCCGGGGCCGGAGCCTGAGCCCAGAGCCGTGGGCCGGGAGCAGTGCGGAGGAGGAGCGCGCCATCCCACAAGCCCTTTACG GTCAGGGTGAACCACCCATCACAGATGAGGAGATGGAGCGCTATGACTTTCTGAAGAGGCTGAGGGAGGCCCCGAATCCGGCAAGCCCCCCAGACCGTCTGTCGCAGAACGGCACTGCTGTTATTTACCCAGCAGCCCCCGACGAGGATCTGCCCCCAAGGAGCTGGTCTCCAGGGGCACATGGCTCACCCGAGGTACAAG AAGCGGTACCCGGGAGTCCTGATGGTACAAGGGGGTTTCTTGCGTGCCCGTTCTGCCAGCGCACATATCGCCGTGATGCGTCCCTCCGCGAACATGTGAAATTTTGCCATGAGAGAGACAGCGGCAATCTGGCGTGCCCCTTGTGTGGATACAGCACCACCTACAGGCCGCAGATGGAGAGGCACATGCTAATGCACAACCAGGCGCAGAGCAAG CATCCATCGTTTGAGCAAGCAACAGAGAACAGGAAATTTAAATGTACACAGTGTGGAAAGGCCTTCAAATACAAGCATCACCTGAAAGAGCACATTCGCATTCACAGTG GCGAGAAACCTTACGAATGTGCCAACTGCAAGAAGAGATTCTCGCACTCTGGTTCCTACAGCTCGCACCTCAGCAGCAAGAAGTGTCTGAGCGGGGGCAACATGAACGGACAGTCATATGGCGGACAAAACGTCAACTCATCTCCATCATCACCCACAATGAACCTTCTCCCAGCGGCAGGCGCCAAAGACACCATGAAAGGCCTGGGCTCTCTGTATGTTTTCAGACCACAAGAGAGGTCCCTGGAAAAGCCTCATATGGAGGACTTGATTTCACAGGATAGCCTGGTTTTTGCCAGGAGCAGGGACATGGGATCGGACACAGTGGAATTCCCGCACCATGCTTTTTTTAAGGGGACCGCACTAATGCCTTATTTGCATCCACACAGCAAGTTCGAGCACCTGCTCCAGAAGATGCTCCAGAGAAGTGCTAACAGTGAACTGGGAGAAAACTTTTCCATGGGAGGAGAGGACAGAGGTGTGCAGCCAGGTAGAGACCCTTCCCAGGATGGGAACGACACCCAGGAGAGTTACAAGCCCCGGATGGAAAGGGACAAGGTATCTTGCCAGTCTTCGGAGTCAGAGGGGAGCGTGTCAAATGGGGTGACATGCAGGTGGTGCTCTCAGCTATTCCCCAGTGCCGCTGTTTTGTTCCAGCATGAGAGGTACCTGTGCAAGATGAACAGGGAGGCCATGGAGGTCCCAGAAGGTCCTAGAGGCAAGGATGATTCCCCTCTTAACTTCTCCAGGCACTCCCCAGGACATGAGGGCGTAGCTTTGGGCCCTGCTACCAATGGCTATTCCGAAGACAGGACAGCATTACCCAGACTGAGGCCACTTCACCATCAGCACCCAGCTGCCATGCTGTCCCCAACTCTTACATGTCCAAGCACCCTCAGCCCTCATGCATTCTGGCCACCACATCTCAAGGAAGGAGGTAGCCCAGCTAACCCTAGCAGCCCTTCTGCAATGGAGGTAGCCACTCCTCCCTACCAGGAGCGAGGGCGCGTGCCACCCGGGGCGGGGTCTGCTCTGCGTTCCCCTCCTTCTAAGAAGGCCGTTCTTTCCTGCAGGACCCCTACCTCCGGTGGCTTGCAGTCAGAGCCTTTGGACTTGTCTCTGCCCAAGTCCAGAGAGGAACCCAGTGAGGAGAGAAACAGGAACGGTAGATCCCCGGCCATTGAAAAGAAGGAGATGGCAAGCCCACCCAGGAAAACGCCACCCCCGCACCATGAGGCGATGTATAGCAGGAGCTCGGGGTTTGGCCACTCAGTTTACAGTCCTTTCCCCCTGTTTAACTCCATCCTGACCCCCAGCCTGAGAAATGCAGGACAAGATGGCCTGCCACCAATACCACTGAATCCAGCAGCAGCTAAGACTGGTTTCCTCTCTCCCATGACCTACATGTTTGAATCAGACCCAGAGTCCTTCCTAAAGAGAATCCAACAGGAGAGACAAGCAATGATT GGGGAGGCCATGACCAGGGGGTGTCTGGACTACCTCTCTTTCACTGATGACGGCACAGAGGGAGACTACGGCCCAGGCAGAAAGCGGCTGAAGAAAACAGAAGAGGGGCTCTACGCCTGCGACATCTGCGACAAAACGTTTCAGAAGAGCAGTTCACTCCTTCGCCATAAGTACGAGCACACAG GCAGGAGGCCGCACCAGTGTAAGATCTGCAAGAAGGCATTCAAGCACAAACACCATCTGATTGAGCACTCTCGTCTGCACTCCGGTGAAAAGCCCTACCAGTGTGACAAGTGCGGCAAGAGGTTCTCCCACTCTGGGTCCTACTCCCAGCACATGAACCACCGCTATGCCTACTGCCGCAGAGACATGGACCCTGACGCCATGGGGGAGGAGCTGCAGCCAGGAGCCACACCCCTTCGCGAATCCTCCTCCTACTCAGAGGACGGCCTGGACTTGGACACAGCCCCCAGCAGGGCGGGGCTACGACTAGAGGTCACACCTTCATACTTTGCAGATGCTGCCCTCGATCTGGGCTCTGGCTCCCAAAGCGAAGAGCTACTAACGGAGACTTCGTCTCCTTCTTTGGTgatgcaaaacgtgttttcctcTGCTGCCCAGAGGGCAGAGCTTCAGCAGCAGCCGATGCCTACCGACGAGTCCTCTTTGACCGAGGACGGAGAACAGGGCAGTGAAGACAGCGATGAGCAGCAGGCACCGGCGGACAACGGGCACCAGACAGAGCATGAAGTGGACAGGACTAACAGCGAGGAAAGTGACAGCTATACGTCAGAAAAAACATTGTGCCCTGCCGACGATGGTACAGAAGAACAGGGCCAAGAGGCAGAAGACACAAAGGGATAG
- the LOC102684840 gene encoding zinc finger E-box-binding homeobox 2-like isoform X2, translating to MEGPDSHEKSSLTASDGTEAPSPALCARGRSLSPEPWAGSSAEEERAIPQALYGQGEPPITDEEMERYDFLKRLREAPNPASPPDRLSQNGTAVIYPAAPDEDLPPRSWSPGAHGSPEVQEAVPGSPDGTRGFLACPFCQRTYRRDASLREHVKFCHERDSGNLACPLCGYSTTYRPQMERHMLMHNQAQSKHPSFEQATENRKFKCTQCGKAFKYKHHLKEHIRIHSGEKPYECANCKKRFSHSGSYSSHLSSKKCLSGGNMNGQSYGGQNVNSSPSSPTMNLLPAAGAKDTMKGLGSLYVFRPQERSLEKPHMEDLISQDSLVFARSRDMGSDTVEFPHHAFFKGTALMPYLHPHSKFEHLLQKMLQRSANSELGENFSMGGEDRGVQPGRDPSQDGNDTQESYKPRMERDKVSCQSSESEGSVSNGVTCRWCSQLFPSAAVLFQHERYLCKMNREAMEVPEGPRGKDDSPLNFSRHSPGHEGVALGPATNGYSEDRTALPRLRPLHHQHPAAMLSPTLTCPSTLSPHAFWPPHLKEGGSPANPSSPSAMEVATPPYQERGRVPPGAGSALRSPPSKKAVLSCRTPTSGGLQSEPLDLSLPKSREEPSEERNRNGRSPAIEKKEMASPPRKTPPPHHEAMYSRSSGFGHSVYSPFPLFNSILTPSLRNAGQDGLPPIPLNPAAAKTGFLSPMTYMFESDPESFLKRIQQERQAMIGEAMTRGCLDYLSFTDDGTEGDYGPGRKRLKKTEEGLYACDICDKTFQKSSSLLRHKYEHTGRRPHQCKICKKAFKHKHHLIEHSRLHSGEKPYQCDKCGKRFSHSGSYSQHMNHRYAYCRRDMDPDAMGEELQPGATPLRESSSYSEDGLDLDTAPSRAGLRLEVTPSYFADAALDLGSGSQSEELLTETSSPSLVMQNVFSSAAQRAELQQQPMPTDESSLTEDGEQGSEDSDEQQAPADNGHQTEHEVDRTNSEESDSYTSEKTLCPADDGTEEQGQEAEDTKG from the exons ATGGAGGGCCCGGACAGTCACGAGAAGAGCAGCCTCACAGCCAGCGATGGGACAGAGGCCCCTAGTCCCGCGCTGTGTGCCCGGGGCCGGAGCCTGAGCCCAGAGCCGTGGGCCGGGAGCAGTGCGGAGGAGGAGCGCGCCATCCCACAAGCCCTTTACG GTCAGGGTGAACCACCCATCACAGATGAGGAGATGGAGCGCTATGACTTTCTGAAGAGGCTGAGGGAGGCCCCGAATCCGGCAAGCCCCCCAGACCGTCTGTCGCAGAACGGCACTGCTGTTATTTACCCAGCAGCCCCCGACGAGGATCTGCCCCCAAGGAGCTGGTCTCCAGGGGCACATGGCTCACCCGAGGTACAAG AAGCGGTACCCGGGAGTCCTGATGGTACAAGGGGGTTTCTTGCGTGCCCGTTCTGCCAGCGCACATATCGCCGTGATGCGTCCCTCCGCGAACATGTGAAATTTTGCCATGAGAGAGACAGCGGCAATCTGGCGTGCCCCTTGTGTGGATACAGCACCACCTACAGGCCGCAGATGGAGAGGCACATGCTAATGCACAACCAGGCGCAGAGCAAG CATCCATCGTTTGAGCAAGCAACAGAGAACAGGAAATTTAAATGTACACAGTGTGGAAAGGCCTTCAAATACAAGCATCACCTGAAAGAGCACATTCGCATTCACAGTG GCGAGAAACCTTACGAATGTGCCAACTGCAAGAAGAGATTCTCGCACTCTGGTTCCTACAGCTCGCACCTCAGCAGCAAGAAGTGTCTGAGCGGGGGCAACATGAACGGACAGTCATATGGCGGACAAAACGTCAACTCATCTCCATCATCACCCACAATGAACCTTCTCCCAGCGGCAGGCGCCAAAGACACCATGAAAGGCCTGGGCTCTCTGTATGTTTTCAGACCACAAGAGAGGTCCCTGGAAAAGCCTCATATGGAGGACTTGATTTCACAGGATAGCCTGGTTTTTGCCAGGAGCAGGGACATGGGATCGGACACAGTGGAATTCCCGCACCATGCTTTTTTTAAGGGGACCGCACTAATGCCTTATTTGCATCCACACAGCAAGTTCGAGCACCTGCTCCAGAAGATGCTCCAGAGAAGTGCTAACAGTGAACTGGGAGAAAACTTTTCCATGGGAGGAGAGGACAGAGGTGTGCAGCCAGGTAGAGACCCTTCCCAGGATGGGAACGACACCCAGGAGAGTTACAAGCCCCGGATGGAAAGGGACAAGGTATCTTGCCAGTCTTCGGAGTCAGAGGGGAGCGTGTCAAATGGGGTGACATGCAGGTGGTGCTCTCAGCTATTCCCCAGTGCCGCTGTTTTGTTCCAGCATGAGAGGTACCTGTGCAAGATGAACAGGGAGGCCATGGAGGTCCCAGAAGGTCCTAGAGGCAAGGATGATTCCCCTCTTAACTTCTCCAGGCACTCCCCAGGACATGAGGGCGTAGCTTTGGGCCCTGCTACCAATGGCTATTCCGAAGACAGGACAGCATTACCCAGACTGAGGCCACTTCACCATCAGCACCCAGCTGCCATGCTGTCCCCAACTCTTACATGTCCAAGCACCCTCAGCCCTCATGCATTCTGGCCACCACATCTCAAGGAAGGAGGTAGCCCAGCTAACCCTAGCAGCCCTTCTGCAATGGAGGTAGCCACTCCTCCCTACCAGGAGCGAGGGCGCGTGCCACCCGGGGCGGGGTCTGCTCTGCGTTCCCCTCCTTCTAAGAAGGCCGTTCTTTCCTGCAGGACCCCTACCTCCGGTGGCTTGCAGTCAGAGCCTTTGGACTTGTCTCTGCCCAAGTCCAGAGAGGAACCCAGTGAGGAGAGAAACAGGAACGGTAGATCCCCGGCCATTGAAAAGAAGGAGATGGCAAGCCCACCCAGGAAAACGCCACCCCCGCACCATGAGGCGATGTATAGCAGGAGCTCGGGGTTTGGCCACTCAGTTTACAGTCCTTTCCCCCTGTTTAACTCCATCCTGACCCCCAGCCTGAGAAATGCAGGACAAGATGGCCTGCCACCAATACCACTGAATCCAGCAGCAGCTAAGACTGGTTTCCTCTCTCCCATGACCTACATGTTTGAATCAGACCCAGAGTCCTTCCTAAAGAGAATCCAACAGGAGAGACAAGCAATGATT GGGGAGGCCATGACCAGGGGGTGTCTGGACTACCTCTCTTTCACTGATGACGGCACAGAGGGAGACTACGGCCCAGGCAGAAAGCGGCTGAAGAAAACAGAAGAGGGGCTCTACGCCTGCGACATCTGCGACAAAACGTTTCAGAAGAGCAGTTCACTCCTTCGCCATAAGTACGAGCACACAG GCAGGAGGCCGCACCAGTGTAAGATCTGCAAGAAGGCATTCAAGCACAAACACCATCTGATTGAGCACTCTCGTCTGCACTCCGGTGAAAAGCCCTACCAGTGTGACAAGTGCGGCAAGAGGTTCTCCCACTCTGGGTCCTACTCCCAGCACATGAACCACCGCTATGCCTACTGCCGCAGAGACATGGACCCTGACGCCATGGGGGAGGAGCTGCAGCCAGGAGCCACACCCCTTCGCGAATCCTCCTCCTACTCAGAGGACGGCCTGGACTTGGACACAGCCCCCAGCAGGGCGGGGCTACGACTAGAGGTCACACCTTCATACTTTGCAGATGCTGCCCTCGATCTGGGCTCTGGCTCCCAAAGCGAAGAGCTACTAACGGAGACTTCGTCTCCTTCTTTGGTgatgcaaaacgtgttttcctcTGCTGCCCAGAGGGCAGAGCTTCAGCAGCAGCCGATGCCTACCGACGAGTCCTCTTTGACCGAGGACGGAGAACAGGGCAGTGAAGACAGCGATGAGCAGCAGGCACCGGCGGACAACGGGCACCAGACAGAGCATGAAGTGGACAGGACTAACAGCGAGGAAAGTGACAGCTATACGTCAGAAAAAACATTGTGCCCTGCCGACGATGGTACAGAAGAACAGGGCCAAGAGGCAGAAGACACAAAGGGATAG